The DNA segment aggaagttcccgggctagtgtgccttttcttcttttgttccttagttgcttttGTTGGTGTTCAttgatatccctcaagcaactaaggaacaaaagaagaaaaggcacactagcccgggaacttcctctcggcccagaacattggaggctatactccacacccctcaacagtatttataggaactcaaacactgagatcctgctctgttccagtaacaagaagccgaaagcaccagcctgaagatgacgagtgagacctcgtcgaaacgtcgcctagacaccccaacttttacacgggaagacacccgaggacaccaaaacctgcatacctatacccgtgaaaatctacgaaagcatatatatatatatatatatatatatattatatatatatatatatatatatatatatatatatatatatatactattttATGCCATGCGTGTAAAGTTGAATATAAAGTTAAATGTGTGCAAGCTGCTGGTTTACCGTACTAGGGGCATGATAGGGTTTGTGAAAGATTTGCACATCTTTGATTCTGATAGCATTGTGTAGCTTTATCTGCAGTCTTCTAAGTCAAGTCAGATCCCAGCAGTGCCTCACTGCTAAACAAGTGGAAAAAATAAATTTTGTGGTGTATACAAAGCAGGCCAAAGCCTGCAATTTGGCCCTGGCCTTTTAAACAGTGCTGAAGTCAATGAAATAGAGTATCATGTTgagttttgtatgtttttgttggtGTTCATTGCTGACGTTTTCTCACAAGGTCTGCAGAAGAGCTTTCGGTATAGTGTTGATCTATATTGGACGTTGTGTTCCGAGaaattgaatttgtttaaaggcaCATTTGGCCTGGTGCACTGCATGTTGTCTTTCTTCTTAATTCTGAAGCTGATGAGTGCTGAAAGTAGTCACAGTTCTGTCTGTCTGTGTTAGTTTCAAAGATTCAAAtgttgggggggaaatcatatgCATTTAACTCAGTGGGTATAGGTGTGCTTAAGTCAGTGGCTTGATTCGATGTACATAAATTGACTTATTTATgaaatctgttaatttcagtgggtctcctttgTGTGTGAcatagttgaatatcaccctcCAATCCCAAATCCGCTTAACTGAAAAGACATCCCCTCAAAAGCTATAATCTCTAGTTCTATGGAAGTGTGTTTAGGATCAAGATTAAGAAATTTTTACAGATTTCAGAAATGTCTGACTTTAACTAGCTTAAAGTGACCATGATAACTGGTTTGGACTTCCTTTTAAATAATACTGCAATACCAATGCTTCCCCTTTGTCATTTTGAATATGTATATGCATATCAATATAATATCCAACAGCCTATTCTTTCCATAATTCATTTCTTTTTGCAAGTCACTCCTAGGAGTGTTGCCACTTCTCGATTTTCAGAATTGCCAGCCAAAAGTTGACACAGAACATCAAATCAGGCATATGTCAAGTTTATTAAAAATGGCAGCCAGTCTGCTACAAGATCAGAAGTTAAATCCTGCTGccattatttttgtttcaaaaataTTGTAGAATATGTGATCAGAAATAGGTGTGCTATTATTTGTACTATTCCAAAATAAGAGAAATCTAGTAAAAGCTAGTTGGTTTGTTCCCATTTTTCCATTATCATTAATAGGAGTATGTACTCCctctcaggaaggaaggaaggccaaTTTCCCAAGGAGTCAGTTGCCAGTTTaattattcatttcataaaatttatagaccacttgattgtaaaaaaacagcaacccaaggcagtttacaaagctGGTGAGCTGTCACACCAGACATTGTCCACTGTACACTCCCCATTTAATCAACACCCATTGTTCATTCCTCATTCCCAGAGGCCTAACTGAATTTGAGCCACACTTTATTACCTCATTGGCTACTATggtagctggttggccactgcgagaatagtttgctggactagatgggccattggcatcaTCCAACaagctcttcctttgttcttatcTTTTTACATTCATCTTGTTAATGATAACGTGATACCATAATAAAGATTAAAAATCTCAAATTACCCATTATTGGCAAATTATATGTGCTCATTTGGGGCTCTGTACCAGTAAGGTAAGAATGCAGAACTGGGGAACTTTTTGGGAGTTTCATGTCAGTAGTGGGACATGACATTGTCACACTTGCAACACAAAAGCAAGAGGTTTCTTATACACAAACTCCATTCACCATCCAGGCATTATCACAGAGCGGGGCCAGTGAAGGGTGTGGTGCGAGAAAGGGGCAAGGCCTAGGAAgaggcctgagggccacattcagcctccAGCCTGAAGTTCTCCACTCCTGCTACCTCCCAGAAGAGAAAATGGTCCCCCTGCCCCTGTTTGAAATTATTGTGTTTGCAACTATGTTTTCCTAAAGACTAACATTTAGGAAATGTCCTTTGtctgctttttatttctttcctgcAGCTTGCGCCATCCCTTCCATTGCAAGAAGACTTTGTTTTCCACTGGAAGGCGATTACCCATTACTACATAGAGACATCAGGTAAGAGGCATTTATTTGCAACTTCAGCACACAATTCTGCAGATGGGAGTACTGTTTGTTACTTAAAAGTAATGATCtgggaaataataaaattaagcgGGGAAATAGCTGGTGGGACCTGAATGTTACACTTCACAATAACTTTCAGAACGTATTCAGTGCTGTCAACACAGAGTTTCAAAGTCTTTAGATGTTGCAATTCATTCCTGTTTGCTTTGTAATGATAGTTGTTTGTAGACAGTTGCATAAGAGGGAATAGCAAACTTGCTACTGGATTATTTATACTCTTGCCACATAGTAGTATAAATTGTTTCCAGATTCATTATATAAAATTACTGCACACACGAGTTTGCTGATAAATGCAGTAGAGACCAATTAATTTTCTTCACAACATTAAAACTTCGTCTCCCAAATAACACATTGGAAGTCTATACTGTATGTAGCTTCAGATTATCCTCAAGCATTTTGTGTCAAGAATTACATTGTTTCTGTCCTTTTTGTAAAGTTATAGTCCTGCATAGTTATATAAAATACCAAGTAGGAACTCAATTCAGGCAGGGTCATCCCCCTTAACTTGAACAAGAAAGACAATTCCACACATTCAACTCCACACATTCAAAGCTTAGCTGAAGTAACAAATATCTTTgtgatttttctctttcttttattaCATGAGAAGTCAAGAGAATTCACACAACACACAGCCATAAATTGGAAGAATGTGGGTGGGGCCATGTGGGCCAGCCACACGGCCAACCCACTCTCTGACAATGTGCCAtagctgcctccccaccccccaatctttgATCAGCATGAGAAGGGACTCTGTGTATGTACATCAGTATGGGTATAGAACAGGAGCGATAGTGCTGCGGTGCCACAACATTAACCTCCCATCACAGCATCGCTACCACTTATCAAGCAGGTTAAGGAAGCAATAAGGTCAGGCTGTGTGTATGCACTGATAGGGAATGCCTGATTGTCTCTGCTGGTGTATCCATAACCCTGACCTCACCCATTTTGGTAAACAGAAGCCATGTTGCTACTGGGAGGGTATTGTTGGTGGAGAGGACCTCCATGCGATTGGGCCAGATTCCCCTTTATATGGAATAGCTCTACATGCGTACTAATGTATGCGCGTAGAGCTCCATCATATTGCCGGGGGGTGGTGTAGCCCACACAACCACACAAGCCCTCTTTGCATTCATTCAACAAGGGGCAAAGTTgtgcaaactcccatcagccagaatAGGAAAAGTCAAATGAAAATGTGTTTGAGTGTATAATCTTCATTGTAAGGTATTTAACTTTTAtgcggtggctccccacttgtggaacgctctccccagagaTGCTTGCCTGGTGTCTtctttacatatctttaggtgccgggcaaaaacattcctcttcttccagacatttggctaattaaacaatctatggccttttaaactgggaggTTGGTATTGTTTTCGTTTGTTgctatggtatgcatttttgtgtttttatattgtaaatgccctgtgatcctcagatgaagggcagtgtagcaATTTAATaaacagtagtagtaataataatagtaacaacaacttAGACTGGATACTTTATTTTAATGGAACCTGTTTCTCTAGATGACAAAGCTCCTGTGACTGATACCAACATTCCCTCTCACCTGGAGCAGATGTTGGATATTTTAGTTCAGGAAGAAAATGAGAGGGAGTCTGGCGAAACAGGACCTTGTATGGAATATCTACTTCATCACAAGATCCTAGAGACTTTGTACACCTTGGGCAAGGCTGATGTAAGTATAGCTCCATTGCAGAAAGCTCAGATCCTGTGACTGGATATAATTATGTGTACTTAGTTTGTGCTGTTTCAGTAATCGAAATTTTGACTTGTCATATTTTTGCAGTACCTTTGAGAACGAAATAGTGTTGTATTACAATTGGTGAAGAAATGCTGCTGTTGAATGTATTGGGTCATGGAAAGATCCTGGCAGTTGTGCAGAGTGGAAGCTATTTTGATTGAGTAGTAGCTGAACATTTTCCAAATACATTGTATCCCTCTTCActtgagaaaaaacaacaacactccaaGGGTTGAAACTGCTGTGGAAAGCATGCACACACAATCTTTTCAAGGTTctccatctacacacacacacacacacacacacacacacacacagagagagagaaagacacaaaaacacacacaaagaccaCACCCATTTGGGTGTGAGAGACTACTGCTAGACATAAAAGAATGGACACTTTTatatctttgtgtttatttgtgtgctggtttcccacaaaaCCTAAAGCTGCTTGCAGTATATTGTATGAACAATAAGTGTAACACAAACTAAACAACTGCAAATGTTTGCTACAGATCTAAAACAAGTGCATAGGATCTTAGTCTATGCTAGTTTGAGATGCTAAATTAACTGCATAATGTGCACTATAAAGGTCAGACCTTCTTAAGACCTtcaagtatagggcggtatagaaataaaaCTAAAGGTATAATTGGTCTAAGTGTTGTACCAAATCTCTGTATTGTAATATGGATGAGATATTCGATGCATTTAATGTGTTTGTTACTAAACTAATGTTTCTAGACACCTTGTTGGTTTTGTTTGCCAGTTTCCACATTATGTATATTTCATGTTTATTGTATCTCTTTTTCTAGTGTCCTCCAGGCATGAAAcagcaggttttatccttttaTACAAAGCTGCTGGGAAGAATACAACAGCCTCTTCTCCCACACATAAATGTACACAGACCTGTGCAGGTACTAAACTCTCTTCTTAAAGGAACACATTTTAATGATGTCTCCCAGATTATTGGGTGTAATATTTCAGTTTTGTTGCTTTAAGATCTTAGAAAGCAAAATTCAACAATGTATCCCGATGTGGGCATTTttattggggttttattttctttagtagtactattaataataatattctcttGAACAGAAATTAATCAGACTTTGTGGGGAAGTTCTGGCAACACCCACAGAAAATGAAGAAATCCAGTTtctctgtacagtgtgtgcaaagcTGAAACAAGATCCATACTTGGTTAACTTCTTCCTTGAGGTAGGTAGATCACACTGTTTGTTAACTGGGGTTTCTTTTCCACCATAAAGGGAAATGAGTTAGGTATCTGTCAGGATCAGAGGGGCAGGGAATAAAGCCTTTTGATCTCTGGAAGCTACTTCTAACCTGCTACTGGCTCCTGAGCCTTCCCCATCTGTTGCTTGTATGTTTCCAAGTTCTTTTGCGATTGCCGGGACTAGAAACTGCTTTTCAAAAGAGAGTTGAAGTtatcgggaagaactttctgacagtaagagctgttcaacagactTCCATAAGAAGTAATGAACCCACCTTCCTtgcagatttttaagcagaggttggatgaccacctgccatggatgctttagttgagattcctgcattgcagggggatggacttAGATGATCCCTTCCaaaactacaattctatgattctgtgacttgtGCCAGAAACCAGATTGTGTGTTTCTGTGGTGATATTACAGAAGcataaaaattgtattttaatattttgttggaagccacccagagtagctggggaaacccagtcagatgggcggggcataaatcatcatcatcatcatcatcatctacacaACAGTGctgcatttttatatttatatttattctcttcccctctcctcattATTATTAATCTAATGAACTAAGTCATTATTCCTATGCCAAGTATATTTCTTTATGCTTCTTATTTTATCAGTTACCATTCTCTGGTGGAGgtatgctttttgttgttgttaccatcTCTGGAAGATTTTATTTATCTGGCATTCTTTTCTTAATCAGAGGAGATGCTTTCTGTATTTTCCCCTCTTCCACATAGAGAGGTGTACAGTCCCTTCCTGTTAAATTTGGCAAACTGTTGCTTGTTCTTGCTATCCCCAGTGGTCTGGGAGTGAAGTCCCTTGATGGTGGTGATCTTGACTCTGAAAATATGGAGCTTATTTCATTAAACTTTCCTATTAGGTGATACAAGACCCTGTCCTACATACTtccaggaggcaggtgagcaGGTGGGCTTCAGAACTGCATGGACAGACCAGTGGATTTTGTCTGTTTTGCTGAGCTAGATGCAAAAGCTCTTTTATTTGAAATTCACTAACCCTGTAAAATGGAGAGAAAATGTGCCCTGTAGGGTTACGTGAATTAAATATCTTGTTTAAATTGGGTCTCTGGAGCTGCATGATAACATGTTAGCACCCTAGAAATCCACAGCTCTGGCACATGCTTCACCAGTGTACTAACGCTGCATATAGAGGAACTAGCATACAAACAATAGCACAATTTAAGCATCCTGCTGGCTGTATGCAACCCCTCATAGATTACACTACTTTTACATAGCCTTGTCAGGTAGGAACTAAATTTAATCCATGTGGAAACTAGGCTGGTTAGCAGAGAAGGTGTAGAGGCTGCAGGTCTTCTCTATGCATAATTAGTTGTcacacctcctcctctctcccccccccatctttatATTGGGAACCAttcaattatattatattacattataaaataaattaCATTCAAGAGCTGGAAGATTGTTTTCTGTGATGCATGGCATGTTGCATGTCTTTCCAGCAGTTTTCAGGAATAAAAGTGAAGACTGACAGTAAAACATTTCTTAAGGCTCAGGGATAGTTATGTACATAATAGATGGTTATACACGCTTATTTTAATAAGGATTGCCATTCTATTGCTTATAGGTACTGTAGGATATGCAATTTCTTCATCTTTAGGGAATTAACTGTGTGCTCATACTTTACCCCATCTATTATAAAGATTGATACTTTGAATCCGTATGCTCTGAAGGTCTTTCTAAACATCTGAAACTGATTTATAGGCAGGGGTGCAATTCTTCCATTTCAAGAAGAATGTGAAGTGAGGAACATGGATCCCCAGGGAATGGTGTCAAGATCTTGTTAAGATGGCAGGTGCAGATTTCCTGAGAATAACTGCTGATTCTTAGAACAGCTTTTGTTTTTCTTAGACATATGCAGCTCAGAAGCATGGTTAGATTGGAATCTGAAACTGTGTTTCCAGAACCACAGAGATAAGGTGGATTGGGGTCTTGACCtgaaaattcacattttccaTTAAATGCATTTGTGTCAAAAGGTTGCCTGTATATAGTAAATGTGACATTCGTACTGAAGATTGAACAAATCAAATGGCATCCACTTACTTCAGTCGCTTGATAGAATAAGGAAAGGCCATTTTTTGCACACTTATTGAACTGACTAATACAGAAGTTGGTGTAAAAGGCAAATGTTAAATAATGGCTCCAGCTAGTGGGTTGACTGAGGTTCCTTTTTTATAATTTCTGTAAAGCCTGGTATGTAGGATTTGTGCAGCATGGTTGTTAAAGTAGTCATGTGCTTGTCCAACTCTTGACCATTAAGAGTAATATATCATCTGCCAACGTGTCATCTGCCAGTGGTCCTAGTATTATGAATATGTGTTTTATCTAGAAACCAAGAAACAGAAGAAGTAAGCCATGGTGGATAGTCATTTTTTGCAAGGAAAAATTAATTCAAAGATAGAATGTAATAAATCAAAAGATAATGGCCGATGAAATTCAGCCCAAGATATATAATGATAATTTACAGGGTTGCCAGTTACTTAAACTTTGTCAAAAGCCAATTTAAATGCAGAACTTCAGCATCTAGATGAGATCTACAATGACCATTAAGATTTTGAAGCTTCCCAGTGCTGGCTGAGGTAAATGACTTCTCAGAAATTCAAATTCCGTTTTCAAACCCTGCGAGTCTTGGGGACAATCTTCACATATACATGTTTGAGTGATTAAGAAGTTGAGGTGCTCTAATCAGTTTCTTTGACAGCACTCCAGCTAtctgtttctttttctgttttgtttttactttgttttgtttaaccCTCCTTGTGTTTGTGCCTGCTTTATTTGGAAGCCTTGTATTTTGCTGTGTTTTCAGCTTCAGTGCAGGCGCCATTTTTATCTTTGTAATTCTCTTTCTGGATGTAACCCTCTTCAGAGCAAGCTAAAGGGACTGGCTTCAAAAGGCACAGCAAGCTTAATTACAGCAGACATGCTAAAAGGCCAAGATTCCGTGGTGACAGATACAGGACAGTCTGTTCAGCCTGGAGAGACATCAAGTGGAGCGGATCAAGCAGAGAGCGCAAATGACCTTCCTCAGCAGGCAGATGACCTGTCCACAAGTCTAGATGAATTAAACGTCCCTTTGTCCCCTGAGGCTTTGGCTGCCCATCCACATGGGGACTATAATTTGGTGGATTCTCTACTCAATCTCACCAAAAGCCCGGTGAGTGACTGGCAGAATTGTTTTTGATTTCAAGTGGGCatatgggggggggtgaaggctTTTTATTGATTAATCAGAAAGAATGGGGAGAATTATCAGCTGAGAGAGGCACTGACGGCCTCTAAAAACACCATCAGCTTccccaaacacacatttttaattcAGTGAATATACTTAAAATATCATTATGGTAAATGTGGCAGGTATGTTTTTCTACTCTTCTAGCACATACATAATAAATGTTGCTTGGTGTGAAATCATCTGGTTTTGGGAAAATACTTCCCTGCCAGTTGTAAAATGtaatgctcccccctccccactgccttgcTAAGCATCCCAACCTGGTAAGATGAGGACAGAACCTTGTATTGCAGGCTTCAAATGTTCAGAAAAACATTGGTATCACCATAATTGTGAGgtgagcttttatttttctttagtaTACCTTTTGTATGTCCTGTAGTCATTTTTATGTGAGCTGATCTTCTACAGAAACTGATGTTTGTCAGAGGATTGTTTCATTGGGTCGCTGAACTGTTGTCACTTTTCCTCCTTACTGTTATAATGCTTGCAGGTTTATTTTTAACTGTCGCTCACAGGCTGTTAATAACTTGGCCATGGTCATGCCAAAAGTTGCTTAGTCTTGTTCTAAATAGTGTCTACTGAAATAAAGCAAACATACTGTTTTCGAAAGGGCCTTAGTGGAGATAAGGAAACTACAGCAATAAAACAACTTTGTCAATTCATTAGGGTATATTATTATATATCTGTAATAATAGCCACATGAACCCTAATGTTCTTCCTCCCCTATTTGAACTTGAAACTTACTGTATTCTGTCTTCTCTTACATGACAGGATGGCCGGATAGCTGTGAAAGCTTGTGAAGGCCTCATGCTCCTAGTGAGTTTGCCCGAGCCAGCAGCCGCCAAATGCTTAGCAGAGAGTACATGCTTGTGTGAACTGTTGACAGACAGGTTGGCCTCTCTCTACAAAGCCCTCCCTCAGTCGATGGATCCTTTAGATATTGAAACAGTGGAAGGAGTTAACTGGGGGTAAGAATATTGTCTTGACGGACCTTGAGCTACATTTTATGCCTTGTGTAtgttaaaaaaagcatttctaaacaaTACATTTATAGCACAACTTGTGCTTGAGGTGGCTCTCCAAAGAAGTAAAAACTTCAAAGCACCAAACTACAAGCGATATCTAAATGCTTAGGTTAGTCATGGAACTTCTAGTTATGCTGTGATGAAAACCAATAAATACTGAGCATATATATGCTTTTCTCACCCATTCTTGTACTTCAGCTTGGATTCCTACAGCCATAAAGAAGATGCATCTGCTTTTCCAGGAAAAAGAGCCCTGATTTCATTTCTATCCTGGTTTGATTACTGTGATCAGCTCATTAAGGAAGCTCAGAAGGTTTGAGATGCCTGCTTTAACCCTTTTCTATGTACATTCCAAAACAAGTttagaatatattattatttttcctaagTTGGAAAGGGAGTATCACTGTGCCCTCTTATTTCAGACAACAGCTGTTGCCATGGCAAGCTCGGTGCGAGAACGTTTTTTTGTTGGCGTAATGGAACCCCAACTAATGCAAACGTGAGTAAGGCATTTgttggaaaaagagagaggtctCCCCTATTTTTTATATGTACATAAAGGAGGAACGTATGTCACTTCCTTTAAAAATCCTTCTTGTGCTCAGTTCAGAGATGGGGATTCTCACATCAACGGCCCTGTTGCATCGTATGGTTCGCCAAGTCACTTCAGATGCTTTAGTACATGAAATGGTCTGCTTTATCCTTGGGGAGCGAAGGGAGCCAGAAAAACTGACAGACATCAACAGGCACCCATTGCGACATTGCTTAATTGAACACTGTGATCACATTTCAGATGAGGTAAGATATTATAATACCGCATAAGTACAGGGGTGACTGCCAACATGCTATGACCAATGTCATTGCATTTGTAAACAACTTACTAATGAGTGGATCTTTCAAGTGTTAGacagtggttgggggggggggtttgaagctGTTTGAGTAGCTCATCTTCAGAGATCTGATATCAATGAACAAAATGTGTTGAAACCTACTGGGTGCTACTTCAGGGTCCATCTTCCACTGCTGCTTCCTCTAGGTTCTTCCATTCCCAATGAACTGGAAAATGCATTTTGAGATGCACTAAATAGTGCTGAAAAATCTGAAATAGTGCTGAAATATCTGAAAGTCCTGAGTTCAGAGTCTACTTCAACCATGAACTCTTGGGAAGAAAGGGGAGCTTTGTAATGTGGGGAGGGAGTTGCTACTTACCTGAGTCCAGGTGACAACATGTGCTCTTGAGGCTAATGCACTGGGGGTGGGAATGGCTCAGGACACTGTGAGGCCAGGTACTTCTCCCATTCTAGTACTTAGTTGGGTGAGCCACTACAGTTCGATATGGTCCCTGTCTCATCTGCCAAGGTTGAGACTTAAAAAATGAGTCGACTGGGAAGGGGAAGAACGGCCTGCCAGCAATTCCAGAAGGCTGCATCTAGGAGCAGGCAGACCAACCTGAGGCCTGTACTGGTTGAAAGATTAGAGGCAGGCAAGGAAAGGATAGGTACGGGTTTGCTGTAACTAGCACTTCCTTTCTGTTTCCACAGTGTGGAGATGCTTTGGTCCTGGTCTCCATAACTAGAGTGAGGACATTACAAAGTTGGATAGACTCCAAAACCATAAGTCCTTACAGCAAATCAGTCTCTCATTATCTTATGCAGTTGCTGTGAGGAGGAATGTATTGTCAAGTACTATAGCAATAATATGTTATGGGGGCAGGGGCTTTATTTAAACTGTGTGCTTTGCACACTTCATGGGTGTAGGGCTTCAGAGTATTTCATTAGCACATCTATTTGAATAATGAAAAGTACTTCTCATGTGAAACCTCTGTCTGCCCCAAACCGTAAATAATAGCTCTCTGACAAACCAGAGCCTCTTTTCCAAGTGTTGATTGCAATAGGTAAGGGCCATACACATAGTTTGGGTTGATTCTTTTGTCTGTTACTCCGTTGGTTACCAGCAGTTTATAGCACTGAGAAAGTATGTGTGTGGGAAAacatttattattcattaaaGAAATGGAATACTTTTTAATAGGTGCAACACTATAACATACTCAGAATCTCTGCTTTGTGGGAACctgtttttatgtcttttttatatattgcaGATCAGCATAATGACACTCAGAATGTTTGAGCACCTTTTGCAAAAACCTGATGAGCACATTCTTTATAACTTGGTTCTTAGAAATTTAGAGGAGAGGAACTATACGGAATATAAACCACCCTGTCAAGAAGATAAAGATGTGGTGGAGAATGGCCAAATAGCAGGAGCTGTGTATGTTCTTTTCTGTGCCCCACTTTTCTTCCTCTGTGTCACTGGAGAGTTCTGCAGTAGCTGAAATGTCTTTCAGCTGTTGTTATCAAAGCAAAGATTACATTTTAGGCCGGAGGGTGTGTGTATTTTAGTATACTGACATAATGTTGAATCTAGAAATAAAGTTACGGTGTTAGGCTTTATACTGTGTATAGAACTGTTACATAACCCAGCATGTTAACAGTCTGCTGCTGTTTCACTTCTCACCCATCCATGCATCTCAAGTTGCAATCCTAAATACACTTTCTAGAGTGCAAGCCctactgaatacagtgggacctgcttctgagtaaacaagtggAGTTTAACTCTTGTGGTAGTTGGCTTAAGGGGTCTATGGAGTAATTCCTTCATTTTTGCATGTGTTCAACACAAGAGTGTAAGGAGCTGCTTTGTATCAAGTCCATCTAGCTCTCTATTATTTACACTGAAAATGACAGTGGTTCTCCAGAGCTTTAGACAAGACTTAAACACAAATTAGGCTATCCTCCCTTTTTGACTGATCAGCTTGATGTCTTGCTTAAGGATATGTAAGTCCATTTGTCTTTGAAATTTGGGTAAGATTCAAAGGATTTGTTGATTCACTTGTGTGGCTTTAGAACACCCAGAACTTGAATGTTGCCTTGGCTGCTGCAGTATTATTTAACAATGCAACAAAAATTCATAAGCCCCTTTCATAAAATTAGAATATATGTTTCCTTGTTTCATTTATCTATGCATTCTCAGTGAACACTAGTTCATGTTAATGTTCTCTAGTTCCATGTCACGCCATTATTTCAGTAAATaaaagttgtttaaaaaaaacaacggcACGATCCAAGGAAGTGTGAAACTAGTTCTGCATGCCCATGGGGCTTTGGGTTTCAGTTTCTAAAAAAGCAGTCCTTAAGCCATATTGCTAGTTATTTTTTGAGACATGCTTTAAAGATTGTGATTTGACATTAGATCATGGGGAGGGGTCTTGCAGTTGAAAGGGAAACAAGGCAAAAATCCTATTTGATGCATGCAAGCCTAAAGCAGCTCTTTGGATCCT comes from the Podarcis muralis chromosome 6, rPodMur119.hap1.1, whole genome shotgun sequence genome and includes:
- the FHIP2A gene encoding FHF complex subunit HOOK interacting protein 2A isoform X1; its protein translation is MFSKFTSILQHAVEALAPSLPLQEDFVFHWKAITHYYIETSDDKAPVTDTNIPSHLEQMLDILVQEENERESGETGPCMEYLLHHKILETLYTLGKADCPPGMKQQVLSFYTKLLGRIQQPLLPHINVHRPVQKLIRLCGEVLATPTENEEIQFLCTVCAKLKQDPYLVNFFLEVIQDPVLHTSRRQSKLKGLASKGTASLITADMLKGQDSVVTDTGQSVQPGETSSGADQAESANDLPQQADDLSTSLDELNVPLSPEALAAHPHGDYNLVDSLLNLTKSPDGRIAVKACEGLMLLVSLPEPAAAKCLAESTCLCELLTDRLASLYKALPQSMDPLDIETVEGVNWGLDSYSHKEDASAFPGKRALISFLSWFDYCDQLIKEAQKTTAVAMASSVRERFFVGVMEPQLMQTSEMGILTSTALLHRMVRQVTSDALVHEMVCFILGERREPEKLTDINRHPLRHCLIEHCDHISDEISIMTLRMFEHLLQKPDEHILYNLVLRNLEERNYTEYKPPCQEDKDVVENGQIAGAVDLEEDPLFTDISPDTMLSNQEWLTASPPASPDHPKNDGKTEVHKIVNSFLCLVPDEAKSSYHVEGTGYDTYLRDAHRQFRDYCAICLRWEWPGSPTPLEKCNLEAPFFEGFFLKVLFDRMGRILDQPYDVNLQVTSVLSKLALFPHPHIHEYLLDPYVNLASGCRSLFSVIVRVVADLMVRIQRIPDFTPKLLLVRKRLLGLEPEGPIVDHMTLLEGVIVLEEFCKELAAIAFVKYHASSTP
- the FHIP2A gene encoding FHF complex subunit HOOK interacting protein 2A isoform X2 is translated as MFSKFTSILQHAVEALAPSLPLQEDFVFHWKAITHYYIETSDDKAPVTDTNIPSHLEQMLDILVQEENERESGETGPCMEYLLHHKILETLYTLGKADCPPGMKQQVLSFYTKLLGRIQQPLLPHINVHRPVQKLIRLCGEVLATPTENEEIQFLCTVCAKLKQDPYLVNFFLESKLKGLASKGTASLITADMLKGQDSVVTDTGQSVQPGETSSGADQAESANDLPQQADDLSTSLDELNVPLSPEALAAHPHGDYNLVDSLLNLTKSPDGRIAVKACEGLMLLVSLPEPAAAKCLAESTCLCELLTDRLASLYKALPQSMDPLDIETVEGVNWGLDSYSHKEDASAFPGKRALISFLSWFDYCDQLIKEAQKTTAVAMASSVRERFFVGVMEPQLMQTSEMGILTSTALLHRMVRQVTSDALVHEMVCFILGERREPEKLTDINRHPLRHCLIEHCDHISDEISIMTLRMFEHLLQKPDEHILYNLVLRNLEERNYTEYKPPCQEDKDVVENGQIAGAVDLEEDPLFTDISPDTMLSNQEWLTASPPASPDHPKNDGKTEVHKIVNSFLCLVPDEAKSSYHVEGTGYDTYLRDAHRQFRDYCAICLRWEWPGSPTPLEKCNLEAPFFEGFFLKVLFDRMGRILDQPYDVNLQVTSVLSKLALFPHPHIHEYLLDPYVNLASGCRSLFSVIVRVVADLMVRIQRIPDFTPKLLLVRKRLLGLEPEGPIVDHMTLLEGVIVLEEFCKELAAIAFVKYHASSTP